In Pantoea phytobeneficialis, one genomic interval encodes:
- a CDS encoding transposase, whose translation VVPVEKTSGSSVRGRARMSKTGPADVRAKLYMAAIVAIRWNAPAKALYQRLIAKGKASKAALGAVMRKLVHQCFGVLKTRMKWDENYAATA comes from the coding sequence GTGGTACCGGTGGAAAAAACGTCCGGGAGCTCAGTCAGGGGGCGTGCGCGGATGTCAAAAACAGGCCCGGCAGACGTAAGGGCGAAACTGTATATGGCGGCGATCGTAGCGATCAGGTGGAATGCCCCGGCGAAGGCGCTGTACCAGAGGCTAATCGCGAAGGGCAAAGCCAGCAAGGCCGCGCTTGGAGCGGTGATGCGCAAGCTGGTTCATCAGTGCTTCGGGGTGCTGAAAACGCGGATGAAGTGGGATGAAAATTACGCAGCTACCGCTTGA
- a CDS encoding heme-degrading domain-containing protein, whose amino-acid sequence MSSSPSLESLLQQEAEHRLPQFDFDLAWQIGQRIQQRAREAQAPVSIEVYGFGQVLFLAALPGSCAENLEWMRRKRNTVLRSGHSSLYVGMLNEQKGERMEKQAFINQADYTDHGGSFPLLNPQGAVFGAVSVSGLPSEDDHALALWGIAQLL is encoded by the coding sequence ATGTCATCATCGCCCAGTCTGGAAAGCCTGTTACAGCAGGAAGCGGAACATCGTCTGCCGCAGTTTGATTTTGACCTCGCCTGGCAGATTGGCCAGCGCATTCAGCAGCGTGCGCGTGAAGCGCAGGCACCGGTGTCCATCGAAGTCTATGGGTTTGGTCAGGTGTTGTTTCTGGCGGCGTTGCCAGGTTCCTGTGCGGAAAATCTCGAGTGGATGCGCCGTAAACGTAATACCGTGCTGCGCAGCGGTCACTCTTCGCTGTACGTCGGGATGCTCAATGAGCAGAAAGGTGAACGGATGGAAAAACAGGCGTTTATCAATCAGGCGGATTACACCGATCACGGTGGTTCTTTCCCACTGCTCAATCCGCAAGGCGCGGTGTTTGGTGCGGTAAGCGTTAGCGGTTTACCGTCAGAAGATGATCACGCATTAGCGCTGTGGGGCATTGCTCAACTGCTGTGA
- a CDS encoding LacI family DNA-binding transcriptional regulator: protein MKQRNPARKSAPTLEDVARVAGISPMTVSRALNSPQQVRPATVEKVLAAVNATGYIPNAQAGSLASNRSRLIAVVVPQINNNMFVDTIQSLNDTLSANGYHMLLCVTGYGTETEAETVATLLSRRPDGIVLTGIHHSSQLKKVLLQADVPVVEIWDMTPTPIDMLVGFSHEKVGARVAAYLADRGYQRPALIWTDDRRALQRKQGLLEALQTQGIAPLADVAVALPALMVRGREACAELLNADPTVDVMVCSSDTLAQGALMEAQARGLAVPQQLAVIGFGDLDFAAANFPAISTVRVDRQAMGRLAAQQLLTCLQGGAVATPIIDMGFEMISRASG from the coding sequence ATGAAACAACGCAACCCGGCGCGCAAAAGTGCGCCTACGCTGGAGGATGTGGCGCGAGTCGCCGGCATTTCGCCGATGACCGTCAGCCGTGCGTTAAATTCGCCCCAGCAGGTACGTCCCGCTACCGTGGAGAAAGTGCTGGCGGCGGTGAATGCCACCGGTTATATCCCCAATGCGCAGGCAGGCAGTCTGGCCAGCAATCGCAGTCGTCTGATTGCCGTGGTGGTGCCGCAAATCAATAACAACATGTTTGTCGATACCATCCAGAGTCTGAACGATACGTTGAGTGCGAACGGCTACCATATGCTGCTGTGTGTCACCGGTTATGGCACCGAAACCGAGGCAGAAACCGTCGCCACTTTGCTGTCGCGACGGCCGGATGGCATCGTTCTGACCGGTATCCATCACAGCAGCCAACTGAAGAAAGTGTTACTTCAGGCTGATGTGCCGGTGGTGGAAATTTGGGACATGACGCCGACGCCGATAGATATGCTGGTGGGTTTCTCGCATGAAAAGGTGGGGGCGCGTGTTGCGGCTTATCTTGCGGATCGTGGTTATCAACGCCCGGCGTTGATTTGGACCGATGACCGTCGTGCGCTGCAACGTAAGCAAGGCTTACTGGAGGCGCTTCAGACGCAGGGTATAGCACCGCTGGCGGATGTGGCGGTCGCGCTTCCGGCATTGATGGTACGTGGACGTGAGGCCTGTGCCGAGTTGCTGAATGCCGATCCTACGGTGGATGTGATGGTGTGCAGTTCCGATACCCTGGCACAGGGGGCGTTGATGGAGGCACAGGCGCGTGGTTTGGCTGTGCCGCAGCAACTGGCGGTGATTGGTTTTGGCGATCTCGATTTTGCTGCTGCAAACTTTCCAGCGATTTCGACGGTGAGAGTTGACCGACAAGCAATGGGACGACTGGCGGCGCAGCAGCTTCTGACGTGTTTGCAGGGGGGCGCTGTCGCCACCCCGATTATCGATATGGGCTTCGAGATGATTTCTCGCGCTTCCGGTTAA
- a CDS encoding L-talarate/galactarate dehydratase encodes MSGVNSTAVSYAKAQGSGTAAESGDRIVWVNLSLAFLPLATPVSDAKVLTGRQKPLTEVAIIVAEIATRDGFEGIGFSYSKRAGGQGIYAHACEIADALLGEDPNDIDKIYTKLLWAGASVGRSGMAVQAISPFDIALWDMKARRAQLPLAKLLGAHRDSVQCYNTSGGFLHTPLDQVIKNVAISRENGIGGIKIKVGQPNTAEDLRRLTAVRQTLGDDFPLMVDANQQWDRETAIRMGRKMEQFNLVWIEEPLDAYDVEGHAALTAALDTPIATGEMLTSFREHEQLILGNASDFVQPDAPRVGGITPFLKIMDLAARHGRKLAPHFAMEIHIHLAATYPIEPWLEHFEWLNPLFNEQLELRDGRMWISDRHGLGFSLSEQARRWTTLTHSVGKRP; translated from the coding sequence ATGTCAGGTGTTAATTCCACCGCAGTGAGTTATGCGAAAGCTCAGGGTTCAGGCACTGCTGCCGAGAGCGGCGATCGCATTGTCTGGGTCAATTTGTCGCTGGCCTTCCTGCCGCTGGCAACGCCGGTAAGCGATGCCAAGGTGCTGACCGGGCGCCAAAAACCGCTGACCGAAGTGGCGATCATCGTGGCGGAGATCGCCACCCGTGATGGTTTTGAAGGCATTGGTTTTAGCTACTCCAAACGTGCCGGGGGCCAGGGTATTTATGCTCACGCCTGTGAAATCGCAGATGCCCTGCTCGGGGAAGACCCCAACGATATCGACAAGATCTACACTAAACTGCTGTGGGCCGGTGCCTCGGTAGGCCGTAGTGGCATGGCGGTACAGGCGATTTCTCCGTTCGATATCGCGCTGTGGGATATGAAAGCACGCCGCGCCCAGCTCCCGCTGGCGAAACTACTCGGTGCGCATCGTGATTCGGTGCAGTGCTACAACACCTCTGGTGGCTTCCTGCACACCCCGCTTGATCAGGTGATCAAGAACGTGGCGATCTCACGCGAAAACGGCATTGGTGGCATCAAGATAAAAGTCGGACAGCCCAATACTGCCGAGGATCTGCGTCGCCTGACGGCAGTACGCCAGACATTAGGCGACGATTTCCCGCTGATGGTCGATGCCAATCAGCAGTGGGATCGTGAAACCGCCATCCGCATGGGCCGTAAAATGGAACAATTCAATCTGGTATGGATTGAAGAACCGCTGGACGCTTACGATGTGGAGGGGCACGCTGCCCTGACGGCCGCGCTGGATACCCCGATCGCCACCGGTGAGATGCTCACCAGCTTCCGCGAGCATGAACAATTGATCCTCGGTAACGCCAGCGACTTTGTGCAGCCCGATGCGCCGCGCGTCGGCGGTATCACGCCCTTTTTGAAGATTATGGATCTGGCCGCACGCCACGGACGCAAGCTGGCACCGCATTTTGCCATGGAAATCCATATTCACCTGGCGGCGACCTATCCGATTGAACCCTGGCTGGAACATTTTGAGTGGCTCAATCCGCTGTTTAATGAACAGCTGGAGCTGCGTGACGGGCGGATGTGGATCTCTGACCGCCACGGCCTCGGCTTCAGCCTGAGCGAACAGGCGCGGCGCTGGACCACATTGACGCACAGCGTGGGTAAACGCCCCTGA
- the clcA gene encoding H(+)/Cl(-) exchange transporter ClcA, giving the protein MSVTENSAQPIMREGRFLLLQRLLRRDKTPVALLLLAALVGVLTGLVAVAFDKAVNFIFASRVNWLTDQADNPLLNVLCAFFAAALLGALGYWLVRRFAPEAGGSGIPEIEGALEELRPVRWWRVLPVKFIGGMGALGSGMVLGREGPTVQLGGNIGRMCLDMFRVKSSESRHTLLATGAAAGLAAAFNAPLAGILFIIEEMRPQFRYSLISIKAVFVGVIMSSIVFRLFNGNEAIINIGQLKDAPTQTLWLYLLLGVVFGGCGVAFNRLIFWTQDQFQRLHHGRTTPWVLWGSLLAGICGVLGLVLPEAISGGITLIPDFSAGHFTALSLFALFALRVVITICCFASGAPGGIFAPMLTLGTLLGTCFGQLCAHWFPGYQLEAATFAVAGMGALFAASVRAPLTGIVLVLEMTNNYQLILPMIITCLGATLAAQFFGGKPLYSSLLARTLAKAQRSENMPDKA; this is encoded by the coding sequence ATGTCTGTTACAGAAAATTCGGCACAACCGATCATGCGTGAAGGACGCTTTTTGTTGCTGCAACGTTTATTGCGGCGCGATAAAACACCGGTGGCGTTGCTATTGTTGGCGGCGCTGGTTGGGGTGCTGACCGGGCTGGTGGCGGTGGCATTTGATAAAGCGGTGAACTTCATTTTTGCTTCGCGGGTGAACTGGCTGACTGACCAGGCGGATAATCCGCTGTTGAATGTCTTGTGTGCCTTCTTTGCCGCCGCGCTACTCGGGGCGTTAGGTTACTGGCTGGTGCGACGTTTTGCGCCAGAGGCAGGAGGCTCCGGCATCCCTGAGATTGAAGGGGCGCTGGAGGAGTTAAGGCCGGTGCGCTGGTGGCGCGTGCTGCCGGTTAAATTTATCGGCGGCATGGGGGCGTTGGGTTCCGGCATGGTGCTGGGACGCGAGGGGCCGACGGTGCAGCTGGGCGGCAATATTGGCCGCATGTGTCTGGATATGTTCCGGGTGAAGTCTTCTGAATCGCGTCATACCCTGCTGGCAACCGGTGCGGCGGCAGGACTCGCGGCGGCGTTTAATGCGCCACTGGCGGGTATCCTGTTTATCATCGAGGAGATGCGCCCGCAGTTTCGCTACAGCCTGATTTCAATTAAAGCGGTGTTTGTCGGTGTCATTATGTCGAGCATCGTGTTTCGGTTGTTTAACGGCAATGAGGCGATTATCAATATCGGCCAGTTAAAGGATGCGCCGACGCAGACGCTGTGGCTTTATTTGCTGCTGGGTGTGGTGTTTGGGGGCTGCGGCGTGGCGTTTAATCGCCTGATTTTCTGGACTCAGGATCAGTTTCAGCGTTTGCATCACGGACGCACCACCCCGTGGGTGCTCTGGGGCAGCCTGCTGGCAGGCATATGCGGTGTGTTGGGGCTGGTGCTGCCGGAGGCGATTAGCGGTGGTATTACCTTGATCCCGGATTTCTCCGCCGGTCATTTCACTGCCCTTAGCTTGTTTGCCTTGTTCGCCCTGCGTGTGGTGATCACCATCTGCTGCTTTGCCTCCGGTGCGCCTGGTGGGATTTTCGCGCCGATGTTGACGCTCGGCACCTTGTTAGGCACCTGTTTCGGCCAGCTGTGCGCCCACTGGTTTCCTGGCTATCAGCTGGAAGCGGCGACCTTTGCTGTCGCCGGAATGGGAGCGTTGTTTGCCGCGTCGGTGCGTGCGCCACTGACCGGGATTGTGCTGGTACTGGAGATGACCAATAACTATCAACTGATTTTACCGATGATCATCACCTGTCTTGGCGCAACGCTGGCGGCGCAATTCTTCGGCGGCAAACCCCTGTATTCCTCGCTGCTGGCCCGTACGTTGGCGAAAGCGCAACGCAGCGAGAATATGCCTGATAAGGCGTGA
- a CDS encoding cupin domain-containing protein, with the protein MLTNLLQAFPAVAQAGSAETFEQLLSAPNLLIERIVSTGQASPPDFWYCQTQGEWVLIVQGEAGLQLEGELQERHLRVGDFVAIPPGCRHRVNWTSAEPPTVWLAVHYGDIADTAA; encoded by the coding sequence ATGTTAACCAACCTGTTGCAGGCATTCCCCGCCGTCGCTCAGGCAGGCAGTGCCGAAACTTTTGAACAACTGCTTTCCGCACCCAATTTGCTTATCGAACGTATCGTGTCGACCGGTCAGGCCAGCCCGCCGGATTTCTGGTATTGCCAGACACAGGGCGAGTGGGTGTTGATCGTCCAGGGTGAAGCCGGATTGCAGTTGGAAGGCGAGTTACAGGAGCGCCACCTGCGGGTGGGGGATTTCGTTGCTATTCCGCCCGGTTGCCGTCATCGCGTTAACTGGACGTCAGCAGAACCGCCAACCGTATGGCTGGCAGTGCATTACGGAGACATCGCCGACACGGCGGCGTGA
- the glsB gene encoding glutaminase B, whose product MSELSNALLEEIIEEVRPLTRQGKVADYIPALAGISPDQLGMAVYAADGSHYQAGDADTRFSIQSISKVLSLTVALTLYDEPEIWQRVGKEPSGQAFNSLVQLELEQGKPRNPFINAGALVMCDLLESRLTAPRLRMLEIVRRLAQQNDINYDRVVARSEYEHSARNAAIAWLMKSFGNFHNDVSKVMETYFHYCSLAMSCNELARTFFYLANQGRSLGEDVTVISPRHARQVNALMMTSGMYDGAGEFAWRVGMPAKSGVGGGIVAVIPGVMSIAVWSPALDSSGNSLAGTVMLEKLTERLGRSIF is encoded by the coding sequence GTGTCAGAACTCAGTAACGCATTGCTGGAAGAAATTATTGAAGAAGTTCGGCCACTTACCCGCCAGGGAAAAGTCGCTGACTATATCCCGGCGCTGGCCGGTATCTCGCCCGATCAACTGGGGATGGCGGTTTATGCCGCCGATGGCAGCCATTATCAGGCCGGGGATGCCGATACGCGTTTTTCGATTCAGTCGATCTCGAAAGTGCTGTCGCTGACGGTAGCACTGACGTTATATGACGAACCAGAGATCTGGCAGCGTGTTGGCAAAGAGCCTTCGGGCCAGGCATTTAACTCGTTGGTGCAGCTGGAGCTGGAACAGGGCAAGCCGCGTAACCCGTTTATTAATGCCGGGGCGCTGGTGATGTGTGATCTGCTGGAGAGCCGTCTGACCGCACCGCGCCTGCGTATGCTGGAGATTGTACGGCGTCTGGCACAGCAGAATGACATCAACTATGACCGGGTGGTGGCACGTTCCGAGTATGAACATTCGGCGCGTAATGCGGCGATTGCCTGGCTGATGAAATCCTTCGGCAATTTCCACAATGATGTCAGCAAAGTGATGGAAACCTATTTCCACTACTGCTCGCTGGCAATGAGTTGCAATGAGCTGGCCCGCACCTTCTTCTATCTTGCCAATCAGGGGCGCAGCCTGGGTGAGGATGTCACGGTGATTTCTCCCCGCCATGCCCGTCAGGTGAACGCCCTGATGATGACCAGCGGAATGTATGACGGTGCCGGTGAATTCGCCTGGCGCGTGGGGATGCCGGCAAAATCAGGTGTGGGCGGCGGCATTGTCGCGGTGATCCCCGGCGTGATGAGTATCGCGGTGTGGTCACCCGCACTGGATAGTTCGGGCAACTCACTGGCGGGAACGGTGATGCTGGAGAAGCTAACGGAGCGTCTGGGGCGATCGATTTTTTAG
- a CDS encoding D-2-hydroxyacid dehydrogenase, with protein sequence MKIVTLDGDTLPHAPQRPHWCTDWRYRGTTSLAEIVHVLHDAEIVITNKVPLRADTLRQLPALRYVCVAATGYDCIDLTSCRERGVVVSNVPGYSTRSVAEGVIGFLFALRRHLVDYINHTRSAWPASTHFCVHRQPIQDICGATLGVVGKGDIGRAVGEMAQALGMKVLYADRQGSQEVRPGYTSFEQVLAQSDVVTLHCPLTPETKQLINLAALAQMKPSAWLINTARGGLINETDLAHALRQGVIAGAALDVLSSEPPAASHPLLQADVPNLLLTPHIAWASQQGVANLLRGIENNLDAFWQGTARNVVS encoded by the coding sequence ATGAAGATTGTTACCCTCGACGGCGATACCTTGCCGCATGCGCCACAACGCCCACATTGGTGTACCGACTGGCGCTATCGTGGCACCACCTCGCTGGCGGAGATTGTTCATGTGTTACATGATGCGGAAATAGTGATCACCAACAAGGTGCCGCTGCGTGCAGACACGCTCCGCCAGTTACCCGCGTTACGCTACGTGTGTGTCGCGGCAACTGGATACGATTGTATTGATCTGACCAGCTGTCGTGAACGCGGTGTGGTGGTGAGCAATGTGCCCGGTTACTCGACGCGTAGCGTGGCGGAGGGGGTGATCGGCTTTTTGTTTGCTCTGCGGCGTCATCTGGTCGATTACATCAACCACACGCGCAGCGCCTGGCCGGCCTCAACGCATTTTTGTGTCCATCGTCAGCCGATTCAGGATATCTGTGGCGCAACGCTTGGCGTTGTGGGTAAAGGCGACATTGGCCGCGCAGTGGGGGAGATGGCACAGGCGCTGGGGATGAAGGTGCTTTATGCCGATCGCCAGGGCAGTCAGGAAGTCCGTCCGGGCTATACCTCTTTCGAACAGGTGCTGGCGCAGAGCGATGTTGTGACGCTGCACTGCCCGCTGACGCCTGAAACCAAACAGCTTATCAATCTGGCGGCGCTGGCGCAGATGAAGCCGTCTGCCTGGCTTATCAACACCGCGCGCGGTGGGTTGATTAACGAAACCGATCTGGCCCATGCGCTGCGGCAGGGCGTGATTGCCGGTGCGGCGCTGGATGTGTTGAGCAGCGAACCCCCCGCAGCCTCTCATCCCCTGTTGCAAGCAGATGTGCCAAACCTGTTGTTGACCCCGCATATTGCCTGGGCCAGCCAACAGGGCGTCGCAAACCTGCTGCGCGGCATTGAAAACAACCTGGACGCGTTTTGGCAGGGGACGGCGCGGAATGTGGTGAGTTAA
- a CDS encoding DUF2946 domain-containing protein codes for MTFSATFRQRLTACIAIVAVLLLFVAPVVSKTLLERENRAQSMMADMPMHHAAMPDMAMPGMDHHRMDEGEFACGYCDLLVHVPLMMWVFIPFIWLMLVISRAPPLPCLITPVIRRPTGIHRPRAPPATSFC; via the coding sequence ATGACGTTTTCAGCCACATTTCGCCAGCGCCTGACTGCCTGCATCGCCATCGTGGCGGTGTTGCTGCTGTTTGTCGCCCCGGTGGTGTCGAAAACGCTGTTGGAACGAGAAAACCGTGCGCAAAGCATGATGGCTGATATGCCGATGCACCACGCGGCAATGCCGGATATGGCCATGCCTGGCATGGACCATCACAGGATGGACGAAGGTGAGTTCGCCTGCGGCTACTGTGACCTGCTGGTACATGTGCCGCTGATGATGTGGGTATTTATCCCCTTCATCTGGTTGATGCTGGTGATCTCCCGCGCGCCGCCTCTCCCCTGCCTTATCACCCCGGTGATCCGCCGCCCGACGGGCATCCACCGACCACGGGCACCGCCAGCAACATCCTTCTGCTGA
- a CDS encoding DUF2534 family protein has product MTLTYSFIGRKTALSVVHSAAPRGAVLNLLRRLHFYIGLFVAPFIFVAALSGTLYVLTPQLENLLYKDALYVQPNGEAQPLSAQITAARAYAGENKRIYAVRPAPEARDTTRVQFSDPTLGASQSRAVFIDPYTLQVKGDMTVYGTSGVLPLRTTLDLLHSSLLLGDFGRNYSELAASWLWVAAVGGVLLWLGTRPRRKAKAPRGRFAFSRHWHITLGLTLLLGLVFFSVTGLTWSQWAGGNIDRWRTELNWLTPQVNTALNNDEPTRPADPHADHQSMPGMDMSTMVMSVQQGPVNRADADWDRVLNAARANGISAAKVELRQPKSVGKAWTVSEIDRSWPTQVDAVSVNPQDFTIVDHVWFDRFPLVARLTRWGVDAHMGVLFGLANQLLLAAFGLGLCTMIVLGYRMWWLRRPQQAEASPTQTLTAAWLALPHYVQGACLLVALALGYALPVMGISLLAFLLVDILRWRKQQRQPVDQQTLLASQQSPLGIIRARFAVKRKEMRHFLYGLCVLALIVGTVISNAIIGGVIDQYGIPFGRWSLAMYLTQGFMIALYTTVFTALMSIPLWYWFLGEKDESQQ; this is encoded by the coding sequence ATGACGCTTACGTATTCTTTTATCGGAAGGAAGACGGCTTTGTCTGTTGTTCACTCTGCGGCACCGCGCGGCGCGGTGCTTAATCTGCTACGCCGCTTACATTTTTACATTGGCCTGTTTGTCGCTCCCTTTATCTTTGTTGCCGCCCTGAGCGGCACCTTATATGTGCTGACGCCGCAACTGGAAAACCTGTTGTATAAAGATGCGCTGTACGTGCAACCCAACGGCGAGGCGCAGCCGTTGTCGGCGCAAATCACGGCTGCCCGTGCTTATGCCGGAGAGAACAAACGCATCTATGCGGTACGCCCGGCCCCCGAAGCCCGCGATACCACGCGGGTGCAATTTAGCGACCCGACGCTGGGGGCGTCACAATCGCGAGCGGTGTTTATCGATCCTTATACCTTGCAGGTGAAAGGCGATATGACGGTGTACGGCACCAGCGGCGTGTTGCCACTGCGCACCACCCTGGACCTGCTTCACAGTAGCCTGCTGCTGGGTGATTTTGGGCGTAATTACAGTGAACTGGCGGCATCCTGGTTGTGGGTGGCCGCAGTGGGCGGCGTGCTGTTGTGGCTGGGTACGCGCCCGCGCCGTAAAGCGAAAGCACCGCGAGGACGTTTTGCCTTCAGCCGCCACTGGCATATCACCCTCGGCCTGACGTTGCTCCTTGGTTTGGTGTTTTTCTCGGTAACCGGGCTGACCTGGTCACAGTGGGCAGGCGGCAATATCGATCGCTGGCGTACCGAACTGAACTGGCTGACACCGCAGGTCAACACGGCGCTGAATAACGATGAACCGACTCGTCCTGCCGATCCCCATGCCGACCATCAAAGTATGCCGGGGATGGATATGTCGACGATGGTGATGTCCGTACAACAGGGACCGGTGAACCGAGCGGATGCTGACTGGGACCGCGTACTCAACGCCGCGCGTGCCAACGGTATCTCAGCCGCCAAAGTTGAACTGCGTCAGCCGAAAAGCGTCGGTAAAGCCTGGACGGTGAGCGAAATTGATCGTAGCTGGCCAACTCAGGTAGATGCCGTTTCGGTTAATCCGCAGGATTTCACCATTGTCGATCATGTCTGGTTTGATCGCTTCCCGCTGGTTGCCAGGCTAACGCGCTGGGGGGTGGATGCGCATATGGGCGTGTTGTTCGGTTTGGCAAATCAGTTGTTGTTAGCGGCGTTTGGTCTTGGGTTGTGCACCATGATTGTACTGGGTTACCGCATGTGGTGGCTGCGCCGCCCGCAGCAGGCCGAAGCCAGCCCAACCCAAACCCTCACCGCCGCCTGGCTGGCGCTACCTCATTACGTGCAAGGTGCCTGCCTGTTGGTAGCGCTGGCGCTGGGCTATGCGTTGCCGGTGATGGGGATCAGCCTGCTGGCATTTTTGCTGGTCGATATTCTGCGCTGGCGCAAACAACAGCGCCAGCCGGTTGATCAACAGACGTTGCTGGCTTCCCAGCAATCGCCGCTTGGCATTATTCGCGCGCGTTTTGCCGTGAAACGCAAGGAGATGCGCCATTTCCTTTATGGGCTGTGCGTGCTGGCGCTGATTGTGGGGACGGTGATCAGCAATGCCATCATTGGTGGGGTGATTGATCAATACGGTATTCCGTTCGGGCGTTGGTCGCTGGCAATGTATCTGACGCAGGGCTTTATGATTGCGCTGTATACCACGGTGTTTACCGCGCTGATGTCGATCCCACTGTGGTATTGGTTCCTTGGCGAGAAGGACGAGTCACAGCAATAA
- a CDS encoding RHS repeat domain-containing protein, whose amino-acid sequence MSYNQECYRYAAPGERILKRHHTHQQQQVRYLQDLEIRISATRAREASRLQVLVSGNCRIYLQGSDTRAHFNLCDRLANISLVMDSQGDRVSQETWYPFGGTASWLTGNQTGAEIKFQRYAGKERDATGLMAYGWRYYAPWLMRWLNSDPAGTVDGLNLFRMVSNNPVTLFDRDGRMEEDLLLQAIKESFIEVTPAGRQSLQPVIETAPEPGPSTSETNAVSVDNAQYYPILRKALSIEPPQAELPAVVDLTDDTSRSTSSEQAATVVKNKYVCSHCAESFSALSALRNHGRMEHPTEGHLCSQAGCGKKFDTKYKLNKHVKIVHGEKAFACDWPSCDSRFTNQAYLTNHKKIHAAREKLLCSHPGCNKYYTTPVSLNIHAKTHQEQEKLLCLECGAAFKNKGNLTRHQYRNCPFRPSSSGLGHPR is encoded by the coding sequence ATGTCCTACAATCAGGAGTGTTATCGCTATGCCGCACCCGGCGAGCGCATTTTAAAACGTCACCACACACACCAACAACAGCAGGTACGTTATCTGCAAGATCTGGAGATCCGTATATCCGCTACCCGCGCCAGAGAAGCGTCACGGCTACAGGTGCTGGTGTCAGGAAACTGCCGTATTTATCTACAAGGAAGCGATACCAGGGCGCATTTTAACCTGTGCGATCGCCTCGCAAATATCAGCCTGGTCATGGATTCACAAGGTGACAGGGTCAGCCAGGAAACCTGGTATCCCTTTGGCGGCACCGCCAGTTGGTTAACCGGAAATCAGACAGGTGCAGAGATAAAATTCCAGCGCTATGCGGGAAAAGAACGTGATGCGACCGGATTAATGGCTTATGGCTGGCGTTACTACGCCCCCTGGCTGATGCGTTGGTTGAATAGCGATCCGGCGGGCACCGTTGACGGGCTAAACCTGTTCCGCATGGTGAGCAACAATCCCGTCACCCTGTTTGATCGGGACGGAAGGATGGAAGAGGATTTGTTATTACAAGCTATAAAAGAATCATTCATTGAAGTGACGCCTGCCGGACGGCAATCTCTCCAGCCAGTAATTGAAACAGCACCAGAGCCGGGACCATCAACGTCAGAAACCAATGCTGTCAGTGTCGACAATGCCCAGTATTACCCGATCCTTAGAAAGGCCTTGAGCATAGAGCCACCTCAAGCAGAGTTACCCGCTGTGGTCGATCTCACTGACGACACCTCCCGGTCTACGTCTTCAGAACAGGCAGCCACGGTGGTTAAGAACAAGTATGTTTGTAGCCACTGCGCCGAATCTTTTTCTGCACTCAGCGCCTTACGTAATCATGGAAGAATGGAGCACCCGACGGAGGGTCACCTGTGCTCACAGGCTGGATGCGGTAAGAAATTCGACACCAAATATAAATTGAATAAACATGTGAAAATTGTACATGGAGAGAAGGCGTTTGCCTGCGACTGGCCATCATGCGACAGTCGGTTTACCAATCAAGCTTATTTAACAAACCATAAAAAAATACACGCTGCCCGTGAAAAGCTTCTTTGTTCACATCCTGGATGCAATAAGTATTACACCACCCCTGTTAGTTTGAACATTCACGCTAAAACACATCAGGAGCAGGAGAAATTGCTCTGCCTGGAGTGTGGTGCTGCCTTCAAGAACAAAGGTAATCTTACACGCCATCAATACAGAAATTGTCCTTTTCGTCCTTCCTCGTCCGGGCTCGGGCACCCCAGGTGA